CCGTGGATTTTTCGGGACATTGCTCATTATCTTGCCACAGGCGAGCTTTTGCCATCGCCTAGCGTGAGTGAACTGCGTGAGATTGTGCTGGCTCACTTGGACGAGCTGTATCAATTTTATGGCGAATATTCAGGCTGTCGCATTGCCCGAAAACACATCGCTTGGTACACAGGCGGACTTGCCAATTCCAACGCCTTTCGTGAGGCGATGTATCGTGAAGAGACGACAAGCGGACAATATAAAGTGGTTGATGAGTTTTTAAAAGTCACACAGATGGATAAATAATCCCATTATTCATTATTTTTGTAAAATAATCATGGTTTTTTGTGGCATTATCCCCATATTAATAGGGCGTGCCTACCCTTTATAGCACAATTTACATGTTAAAATTTATAAAACAAACCATCTGTTTTTGCATGAAAAATGGCTATCCGACCACTTAACTGTTTGATTTTAAGATTTTTTTACTTCATTTTTAAAATTAAGCGGTCGGATGTTTTTTGCGTCAAAATCCTTGTTGATATTGCAATATCAACTGCGGGCTTTTTCTTGAAAAACGGGCGATTTCCCCTATTTTCATGGCAAATACAAAGGGCAGACACGCCTTAATCAAAGCATTCATCAAGTAGGACTTTATGTTTAATAAAACCTTTGAAAATACTCGCCAAGCGGTAGAAGATTTTGCCCACAAAGAACAGCACGAATACATCACGGTTGAGCATTTGCTACTGGGGCTTATCAGCGACCCCGAAGCACGAGAGATTTTGACGGCGTGCGGGGTGGATTTGGACTTTTTGGCAAATGAGTTGAAGCGGTATTTGCAAGTCTATATCCCACGCATTACAGGCACGCACGCCACACCGATGATGACCAAAGCCTATCAGCGAGTGCTACAACGGGCGATTTGGCACGTGCAGACCAGTGGGCAGGGGCGAGCGGTGTCGGGCATTGATGTGTTGGTGGCGATATTTAAAGAGCGAGATTCACAGGCGGTGGCACTGCTCAAATCGCAGGGCATATCGGGCTTGTCGGTCATGCGGTATCTGTCGCATGGCATGAATGAGCCTAACGATGAGCAGGACGAGAGCGAAGAAGATGAGAGTCCCAAAGCCCAAAAGTCCGCCCCCAAAAAAGACCCGCTCAAAGAGTTCGCCCAAAATCTCAACGAGCGAGCAAAACAAGGCTTGACCGACCCACTCATCGGACGCATGGCAGAGATAGAACGCACCGCCCAAATCCTATGCCGTCGTCGTAAAAATAACCCCCTGTTGGTGGGCGACCCTGGGGTGGGTAAGACCGCCATTGCCGAAGGCTTGGCATGGCTCATCACCAGTGGCAAAGCCCCAAAAGCCCTAGCCGATACCATCATTTATAGCCTTGACATCGGTTCATTGGTGGCAGGGACGAAGTTTCGTGGCGATTTTGAAAACCGTATCAAGGACTTATTAAAAGCCATTAAAAAACAGCCCAATGCCGTGCTATTTATCGATGAGATTCACACCATCATCGGGGCAGGTTCATCGATGAATAGCACCATGGACGTATCCAACCTTATCAAGCCTGCCTTAGCCAATGGCGAGTTACGCTGTATCGGCTCAACGACCTTTGCCGAATACCGCCAAGTCTTTGAAAAAGACCATGCCTTATCCAGACGTTTTCAAAAAATAGACATCAAAGAACCAAGCATAGAAGACAGTATTGGTATCTTACAAGGCTTAAAAGCCCAGTACGAAGCCTTTCATCGGGTCAGCTATACCGATGACGCCATCAAATCGGCGGTGGAGCTGTCCGCCAAGCACATCCATGACCGCTTTTTACCCGATAAAGCTATTGATGTCATTGATGAAGCAGGGGCGAGAATGCGACTGCA
This Moraxella sp. K1664 DNA region includes the following protein-coding sequences:
- the clpA gene encoding ATP-dependent Clp protease ATP-binding subunit ClpA encodes the protein MFNKTFENTRQAVEDFAHKEQHEYITVEHLLLGLISDPEAREILTACGVDLDFLANELKRYLQVYIPRITGTHATPMMTKAYQRVLQRAIWHVQTSGQGRAVSGIDVLVAIFKERDSQAVALLKSQGISGLSVMRYLSHGMNEPNDEQDESEEDESPKAQKSAPKKDPLKEFAQNLNERAKQGLTDPLIGRMAEIERTAQILCRRRKNNPLLVGDPGVGKTAIAEGLAWLITSGKAPKALADTIIYSLDIGSLVAGTKFRGDFENRIKDLLKAIKKQPNAVLFIDEIHTIIGAGSSMNSTMDVSNLIKPALANGELRCIGSTTFAEYRQVFEKDHALSRRFQKIDIKEPSIEDSIGILQGLKAQYEAFHRVSYTDDAIKSAVELSAKHIHDRFLPDKAIDVIDEAGARMRLQHGEKLDNADNDTQTAIIGTVDVAQVEEIVAKIARIPPKSVSRDDVEVLKNLERDLKHVVFGQDEAIGKLADSIKLARAGLKSAEKPIGAFMFAGPTGVGKTEIARQLAFALGVELIRFDMSEYMEAHTASRLIGAPPGYVGYDQGGLLTEKVNQHPHCVLLLDEIEKAHHDVFNLLLQVMDHGTLTDNNGRSVSFKQVILIMTTNVGAESISRTSMGFTEQDHSSDNSEAMKRTFTPEFRNRLDAVVQFAPLSSETIGSVVDKFIIELQSTLDDKNVVLEVSDDVRTYLGEKGYDKLMGARPMARLVTDELKKPLAEMILFGELAQGGVVRVRLSDDSSDDSTNDKHSKLIFDVVKSASQTQTSEMA